A genome region from Methylobacterium sp. FF17 includes the following:
- a CDS encoding TIR domain-containing protein, producing the protein MDSGKEQNDGRQHLSTKKIVFVAFAMEDERQRDFVKGQSLHPRAPYEFIDLSVKEAYETDWKDKVRTRIRRCHGVIVLVSRNSSQSSGQKWEIACAKEEGKKIIGVWAYAGDRTEIAGVRTVAWSDANIAAFIDSL; encoded by the coding sequence TTGGACAGCGGCAAAGAACAGAATGACGGGAGGCAGCATTTGTCCACGAAGAAGATTGTCTTCGTCGCATTCGCGATGGAGGACGAACGACAGCGGGATTTTGTTAAAGGACAGTCGCTGCATCCGCGGGCGCCATATGAATTTATCGACCTATCTGTCAAGGAAGCCTACGAGACGGATTGGAAGGACAAAGTCCGCACGCGGATACGGCGTTGTCATGGGGTAATCGTGTTGGTCAGCAGGAACTCGTCGCAGTCGAGCGGCCAAAAGTGGGAGATCGCCTGCGCGAAGGAGGAGGGTAAGAAGATCATCGGCGTCTGGGCCTACGCCGGCGACCGGACCGAAATCGCCGGCGTGAGGACCGTTGCCTGGAGCGATGCCAACATCGCCGCCTTCATCGACTCGCTGTGA
- a CDS encoding nucleotidyl cyclase domain-containing protein: protein MAHSWKRDRAAEHIAAKIKDVKKVEIVDFKREMSLGNIPTAKAYRMEAVHLYADILNLDDMLNCTSSEGETCHKRTLRFLDLHGRSVRRILNRADALRVDFHNQRLHAVVHKPYDSDDDEDGSAEGRRLHRAIAVAQLVIDVCAVTGDDDEHVPAARVRVGIDSGLALVVNNGRNGGREPLFLGNPANHAAKFSAAGSAIGIFLTNNARRAIGLPEVKEPSKTKLTTSEVALSQADAELGLDVEDLAEEWRTDVAKNPLSNYGFSRHTPPLRTIDISALTPSNSRRQEAVSVYADIDGFTAYVARHLEAGTSEDVVRALHVIRAELDRVLGVDFEGRRVRFIGDCVHGLLCEGTAQTTDDEGTVSTAVLCAGALRSSFELALEKLNEEGVDVEKRGLAIGIEFGPIALTRLGAHGDRLRCSVSRGVLASEFEQKRCTGTQTAIGQVAYDSGTQAVRDLFGPSRRFDGLDYNEAVEGLAADGDRTAKAIKAEAFAAAAPAVKRASDQVVTPYVEVGGE from the coding sequence ATGGCACATAGCTGGAAGCGTGACCGAGCGGCCGAACACATCGCCGCCAAGATCAAGGACGTGAAGAAGGTCGAGATCGTCGACTTCAAGCGCGAGATGTCGCTCGGCAACATCCCCACGGCGAAAGCCTATCGGATGGAGGCCGTGCATCTCTACGCGGACATCCTCAACCTCGATGACATGCTGAACTGCACGTCGAGCGAGGGGGAGACATGCCACAAGCGAACGCTCCGGTTCCTCGACCTGCACGGTCGAAGCGTGCGCCGCATCCTTAACAGGGCGGACGCGCTGCGCGTCGATTTCCATAACCAGCGGCTGCACGCCGTCGTTCACAAGCCCTACGATAGCGATGACGACGAGGACGGCAGCGCCGAAGGCCGGAGACTGCATCGCGCGATAGCCGTTGCACAGCTCGTCATCGACGTTTGCGCGGTCACAGGCGACGACGACGAGCATGTACCCGCTGCCAGGGTCAGGGTCGGAATCGACAGCGGTCTCGCCCTCGTCGTGAACAACGGCCGGAACGGCGGTCGCGAGCCCTTGTTCCTGGGGAATCCGGCAAACCATGCCGCGAAGTTCTCGGCGGCGGGGTCTGCGATCGGCATATTTCTGACGAACAACGCCCGACGCGCGATAGGCCTGCCGGAGGTCAAGGAGCCGTCCAAGACCAAGTTGACCACCAGCGAGGTCGCCCTGTCGCAGGCCGACGCCGAGCTCGGTCTTGACGTCGAGGACTTGGCGGAGGAATGGCGTACCGACGTCGCCAAGAACCCGCTTTCCAACTACGGCTTCTCGCGCCACACGCCACCGTTGCGCACCATCGACATCAGTGCCCTGACACCCTCCAACTCGCGGCGCCAGGAGGCAGTCTCCGTCTATGCCGACATCGATGGTTTTACGGCCTACGTGGCCCGCCACTTGGAAGCGGGGACGTCGGAGGATGTCGTGCGCGCCCTGCACGTCATCCGCGCTGAACTCGACCGGGTGCTGGGCGTGGACTTCGAGGGCCGTCGGGTCCGTTTCATTGGCGACTGTGTCCATGGCCTGCTGTGCGAGGGAACGGCGCAGACGACCGACGATGAGGGGACGGTGAGTACGGCCGTACTGTGCGCCGGGGCCCTTCGGAGCAGCTTCGAGCTCGCCCTGGAGAAGCTCAACGAGGAGGGGGTCGACGTGGAAAAGCGCGGGCTTGCGATAGGCATCGAGTTCGGCCCGATAGCCTTGACGCGGCTCGGTGCGCACGGGGACCGCTTGCGATGCTCGGTTAGCCGCGGCGTACTGGCATCGGAGTTTGAACAGAAGCGTTGCACGGGCACGCAGACGGCAATCGGGCAGGTCGCATACGACTCCGGGACGCAAGCCGTCAGGGACCTTTTCGGTCCGTCCCGGCGCTTCGACGGCCTCGACTACAACGAGGCGGTGGAGGGACTTGCGGCCGACGGCGACCGGACCGCCAAGGCCATCAAGGCGGAGGCGTTCGCCGCCGCGGCGCCGGCGGTCAAAAGGGCTTCCGACCAAGTGGTCACACCCTACGTCGAGGTCGGCGGGGAATGA
- a CDS encoding metallophosphoesterase family protein, with protein sequence MPETFESVRDPVLSLFQSAVAEVAERIDAKPSGPGARGLERSASATFNDEATAIARREYGRDEGIGSGLRPSLPAARDLSPADMGKVCVELALRYVKALASGNQVALAEVEDEYRTGTCDVEWVTTLRAYAGYFGPDGKRKPIPYVRPAQAGPGTHEIKAGSRLALVSDWGTGARPATEVLRSIAGEHPDVLVHLGDIYYSGTGKECEDNFLRPVTRELRAKRPTLVYTLSGNHDMYCGGVGYYDLLPKLNEDTLKQRASFFCLRSTDERWQFLAMDTGLHDDNPRSIADALTYLEDDELEWHCQRIEEFRGRTILLSHHQPFSAFSAIGAKPAQGKRKASNPHLMRAFERMNRDGRVAAWFWGHEHSLGIYEPFSGIKVGRCIGHGAVPVSVLDDIYKPIDDLEQTPAIIEGTRLQTRGGVFTHGYAVLDVGVSSCRARYLQVTDAGTEEIFSEEIS encoded by the coding sequence ATGCCGGAAACTTTCGAGAGCGTGCGCGATCCGGTGCTGTCCCTTTTCCAGTCGGCGGTCGCGGAGGTCGCCGAACGCATCGACGCTAAGCCCTCCGGGCCGGGTGCACGGGGGTTGGAACGGTCGGCCTCGGCAACCTTCAATGATGAGGCGACCGCAATTGCGCGACGGGAGTACGGGCGCGACGAGGGAATCGGGTCAGGGCTGCGGCCTTCCTTGCCGGCGGCGCGGGATCTTTCCCCGGCCGATATGGGCAAGGTGTGCGTCGAGCTAGCCTTGCGCTACGTGAAGGCCCTCGCCAGTGGGAACCAGGTTGCGCTGGCCGAGGTCGAGGACGAATACAGGACCGGGACCTGCGACGTGGAATGGGTGACGACCCTGCGCGCTTACGCGGGGTATTTCGGTCCGGACGGGAAGCGGAAGCCGATCCCGTACGTCCGGCCCGCGCAGGCCGGTCCGGGGACGCACGAGATTAAGGCCGGTTCGCGCCTGGCGCTCGTAAGCGATTGGGGCACCGGCGCACGGCCGGCCACAGAGGTCTTGAGGTCCATTGCAGGGGAGCACCCGGACGTACTGGTCCACCTCGGAGACATCTATTACTCGGGGACCGGGAAGGAGTGCGAGGACAACTTCCTCCGCCCAGTGACGCGGGAGTTGCGGGCTAAACGACCGACCTTGGTGTACACGCTGTCCGGAAACCACGACATGTACTGCGGCGGGGTTGGATATTACGATCTGCTGCCGAAGCTGAACGAGGATACCCTCAAGCAGCGCGCGAGTTTCTTCTGCCTGCGCTCGACAGACGAGAGGTGGCAGTTTCTTGCCATGGATACTGGCCTGCACGACGACAATCCCCGCTCGATTGCCGACGCCCTGACGTACCTCGAAGACGACGAGCTGGAATGGCACTGCCAGCGGATCGAGGAGTTCAGAGGTCGGACCATACTCCTATCGCATCACCAGCCGTTCTCCGCGTTCTCGGCCATCGGCGCCAAGCCGGCGCAAGGCAAGCGGAAGGCGAGCAACCCCCACCTGATGCGTGCCTTCGAGCGCATGAACCGAGACGGCCGCGTGGCGGCCTGGTTCTGGGGCCACGAGCACTCGCTGGGGATCTACGAGCCGTTCTCCGGGATAAAAGTCGGTCGGTGCATCGGCCACGGCGCCGTCCCGGTGTCCGTCCTTGACGACATCTACAAGCCTATCGACGACCTTGAGCAGACGCCCGCCATCATTGAGGGCACGAGGCTTCAAACGCGCGGCGGAGTCTTCACCCATGGCTACGCCGTCCTCGACGTCGGGGTCAGCTCATGTCGGGCCCGATACCTGCAGGTCACCGATGCCGGCACGGAGGAAATATTCTCCGAAGAGATCTCATGA
- a CDS encoding PAS domain S-box protein, producing the protein MRTPLPTETDCADAAHAAAPLGGSSEAFLDAICRTGRTMFDVPTCLISLDARHERSGEAEYGSVSGTWSLRTPLCGHAILSDEIMVVEDAIRDARFSADPQVLAEPGIRFYAGAPVFLRPGVCAGVLCLVDTATRTFPERQREQLRDLARIVAAHLDLTNATAVGEAGSGERMHSGRALPGSEATYRLLVEGVRDYGIYMLDPAGTVMNWNDGAQRIKGYAAEEIVGAHFSCFFTEEERERGAPQGALDTARHQGVFKDEGWRVRKNGQRFWASVVLHPIRDEAGGLLGFTKITRDATRKRAAEEALQASEARYRLLAENTSDVIIRCDLDTTRRYVSPAAVRVLGFMPEEMLGVRPIDCVHPDDAEAYRAVLDGLTAARTERAVSQQRYRRKDGTWLWTEVSFTLIRHPVDGRATGYVAALRDIDARKRAELAAAESEARYREVVETAHNAILAQLAEGVIVTDATGRITLVNEAAAAIHGVARLDVVPDHYSESYHLYTESGEPYAAHDLPLARAVRGETVRDARWRVRRPDGVEVLAIGSARPLVGRDGRSVGAVLTMRDDTARDAAERSLRDSEAALRELNATLSDRVAARTRDAEAARLEAERASAAKTEFLASMSHEIRTPLNAIIGFTDLMVGSGRLQPDLQRQAELVRTSGAALLTVVNDILDFSKVEAGAIELDRQDFAPYALIDSCLNIVRGSAEGKGLAIRAEIDPAVPRHVFGDEARLRQVLLNLLNNAIKFTHRGGVTLTVKHVGTGPTGERLHFGVVDTGIGIAKGKQDRLFKRFSQVEGSIERDFGGTGLGLAICKQLIDLMGGEIGLLSAEGAGATFWFSLMLPPGAAGRPPTLARPAPEPHRIGRILVAEDNPINQELARAVLEAGGYAVEVVPDGRAAVRALERMPFDLVLMDVQMSGMDGLAATRLIRSLDAPAATMPIIAMTANVLPEQVRMFREAGMDDHVGKPFKRADLYRMIDHWLSRKPDANASWRTEAANDPGFLDRTAFDEVTALIGAARAKGILEALAEELGSLFLGEGTTLAERDLIRFQAHSCVSSAGTLGFLALSSACHALECCNEQRIAQEGLGTFQRSLKEAQVLARRVARHAMKLAASRDVTAAKVRRYA; encoded by the coding sequence ATGCGTACGCCCCTGCCCACCGAGACCGACTGCGCGGACGCGGCGCATGCAGCCGCCCCCCTAGGCGGGTCATCCGAAGCTTTCCTCGACGCCATCTGTCGAACCGGGCGGACGATGTTCGACGTCCCGACCTGCCTGATTTCACTCGATGCGCGACACGAGCGAAGCGGCGAGGCCGAGTACGGGTCCGTTTCGGGCACGTGGTCCCTGCGGACACCCTTGTGCGGGCACGCAATCCTGTCCGACGAGATCATGGTCGTGGAGGATGCGATCCGGGATGCCCGGTTTTCCGCGGATCCCCAGGTGTTGGCCGAGCCGGGCATACGGTTCTATGCGGGCGCGCCGGTCTTCCTACGGCCTGGGGTATGCGCCGGCGTCCTCTGCCTCGTCGATACCGCGACGCGCACCTTCCCCGAGCGGCAGCGCGAGCAGCTCCGTGACCTTGCCCGCATCGTCGCCGCGCACCTGGACCTGACGAACGCGACGGCGGTCGGCGAAGCCGGTTCGGGCGAGCGCATGCACTCGGGCCGAGCCCTCCCGGGAAGCGAGGCGACCTACCGCCTCTTGGTCGAAGGCGTTCGCGACTACGGGATCTACATGCTCGATCCGGCGGGAACGGTGATGAACTGGAATGACGGCGCGCAGCGGATCAAGGGCTACGCCGCCGAGGAGATCGTCGGTGCACATTTCTCCTGCTTCTTCACCGAGGAGGAGCGCGAACGCGGCGCGCCGCAGGGTGCCCTCGACACGGCGCGGCACCAAGGCGTTTTCAAGGACGAGGGATGGCGCGTCCGCAAGAACGGCCAGCGCTTCTGGGCGAGCGTCGTGCTTCACCCGATCCGGGACGAGGCAGGCGGGCTGCTGGGTTTTACCAAGATCACGCGGGACGCGACGCGCAAGCGTGCCGCCGAGGAAGCCCTGCAGGCGAGTGAGGCCCGCTATCGCCTCCTGGCGGAGAACACCTCCGACGTCATCATCCGCTGCGATCTCGACACCACCCGGCGCTACGTGTCACCCGCGGCCGTGCGCGTCCTCGGCTTCATGCCGGAGGAGATGCTCGGCGTCCGCCCCATCGATTGCGTCCACCCGGACGATGCCGAGGCATACCGGGCCGTGCTCGACGGCCTGACGGCGGCACGGACGGAACGCGCCGTGAGCCAGCAACGCTACCGCCGCAAGGACGGCACCTGGCTCTGGACCGAGGTCTCCTTCACGCTGATCCGCCATCCCGTCGACGGTCGCGCCACCGGCTACGTGGCCGCCTTGCGCGACATCGACGCCCGCAAGCGGGCCGAGCTTGCCGCGGCCGAGAGCGAGGCCCGCTATCGCGAGGTTGTCGAGACGGCGCACAACGCCATCCTGGCCCAGCTCGCCGAGGGCGTCATCGTCACCGACGCCACGGGCCGGATCACCCTCGTGAACGAGGCCGCCGCCGCGATCCACGGCGTGGCGCGCCTCGACGTCGTGCCGGACCACTACAGCGAGTCCTATCATCTCTACACGGAGAGCGGGGAGCCCTACGCCGCCCACGACCTACCGCTGGCGCGGGCGGTACGCGGCGAGACGGTGCGGGACGCCCGCTGGCGGGTGCGGCGGCCGGACGGCGTCGAGGTCCTGGCAATCGGCTCGGCCCGGCCCCTGGTCGGACGCGACGGCCGGTCGGTGGGCGCCGTCCTGACCATGCGCGACGACACCGCCCGGGACGCCGCCGAACGCTCCCTGCGCGACAGCGAGGCGGCCCTGCGCGAGCTCAACGCGACGCTGAGCGACCGCGTCGCCGCCCGGACCCGGGATGCCGAGGCCGCGCGTCTGGAGGCGGAGCGCGCGAGCGCGGCCAAGACGGAGTTCCTGGCATCCATGAGCCACGAGATCCGGACGCCCCTCAACGCCATCATCGGCTTCACCGACCTTATGGTCGGTTCCGGCCGGCTCCAGCCCGACCTTCAGCGGCAGGCCGAGCTGGTGCGCACTTCCGGGGCTGCCCTGCTCACGGTGGTCAACGACATCCTCGACTTCTCCAAGGTCGAGGCCGGCGCCATCGAGCTCGACCGGCAGGATTTCGCTCCCTACGCCTTGATCGACAGCTGCCTGAACATCGTCCGCGGCTCGGCCGAAGGGAAGGGCCTGGCGATCCGGGCCGAGATTGATCCGGCGGTTCCACGTCACGTGTTCGGCGACGAGGCACGCCTGCGGCAGGTGCTGCTGAACCTCCTCAACAACGCGATCAAGTTCACGCATCGCGGCGGCGTCACTTTAACCGTGAAACATGTAGGCACCGGCCCGACCGGCGAGAGGCTGCATTTCGGCGTCGTGGACACCGGCATCGGAATCGCGAAGGGCAAGCAGGACCGGCTGTTCAAGCGCTTCAGCCAGGTCGAAGGCTCAATCGAGCGGGATTTCGGCGGTACCGGCCTCGGCCTGGCCATCTGCAAGCAGCTCATCGACCTCATGGGCGGCGAGATCGGCCTTCTCTCGGCGGAGGGTGCCGGCGCGACGTTCTGGTTCTCGCTGATGCTGCCGCCGGGTGCCGCCGGACGGCCGCCGACGCTGGCAAGGCCCGCGCCGGAACCGCACCGGATTGGACGCATCCTGGTCGCCGAGGACAATCCGATCAACCAGGAGCTTGCCCGCGCGGTCCTTGAGGCAGGCGGCTACGCGGTCGAGGTGGTTCCGGACGGCAGGGCCGCCGTTCGCGCCCTGGAGCGGATGCCGTTCGACCTTGTGCTGATGGACGTGCAGATGTCCGGCATGGACGGCCTCGCGGCGACCCGCCTCATCCGCTCGCTGGACGCGCCCGCCGCCACGATGCCGATCATCGCCATGACGGCCAACGTCCTTCCTGAGCAGGTGCGGATGTTTCGGGAGGCCGGGATGGACGATCACGTCGGCAAGCCGTTCAAACGCGCCGACCTCTATCGGATGATCGACCATTGGCTGTCGCGGAAACCGGATGCGAACGCGTCATGGCGGACGGAGGCGGCGAACGATCCCGGCTTCCTCGACCGGACGGCCTTCGACGAGGTCACCGCCCTGATCGGTGCCGCGCGTGCGAAGGGCATCCTTGAGGCACTCGCAGAGGAGTTGGGCTCGCTTTTCCTCGGCGAAGGCACGACCCTGGCCGAGAGGGATTTGATCCGGTTCCAGGCGCACAGCTGCGTGTCCTCGGCCGGGACCCTTGGTTTCCTTGCGCTGTCGTCGGCTTGCCATGCACTTGAGTGCTGCAACGAGCAGCGGATCGCACAGGAAGGATTGGGCACATTCCAGCGGTCTCTCAAGGAAGCCCAGGTGCTGGCACGCCGTGTGGCAAGGCATGCCATGAAGCTTGCGGCGAGCCGGGATGTTACCGCAGCCAAGGTCCGTCGATACGCATAG
- a CDS encoding acyl-CoA dehydrogenase family protein has protein sequence MDQVTPLALSYDAIAAARQVAETAATRAEAHDRDGGFPTEDVADLGCLGLLAAPIPSLAGGAGLGEEPGGRRLAAVLRLVGYGSLALGRLYEGHVNALQLVARYGTPAQRERLFADARDGHLFGVWNTEPHGGGLVLEDGADGLRLTGAKTFASGAGHVTRALVTGRGPGGSGTVMLVVPLTPGSRADLSAWQPHGMRASATGTLDFAGITVTAENILGDPDDYFRQPDFSGGAWRFAAVQLGGIESVFDAWRGHLAATGRGGDPHQLARLGEGAIAVEGARLWVERAAGAVSDGVLSTERVVALVNLARLAVERAGLNVLQLAQRSVGLQGFLHPHPLERRSRDLATYLRQPGPDRALTAAAEEILRAGGMAGDLWGDGAMP, from the coding sequence ATGGATCAAGTGACCCCGCTCGCCTTGTCCTACGATGCCATCGCCGCCGCCCGGCAAGTGGCGGAGACCGCCGCGACGCGAGCGGAGGCCCACGACCGCGACGGCGGCTTCCCGACCGAGGACGTCGCCGACCTCGGCTGCCTGGGCCTTCTGGCAGCGCCTATCCCGTCCTTGGCGGGCGGCGCCGGCCTCGGCGAGGAGCCGGGCGGCCGTAGGCTCGCGGCGGTGCTGCGACTGGTGGGCTACGGCAGCCTGGCGCTCGGGCGGCTCTACGAGGGACATGTCAACGCGTTGCAGCTCGTCGCCCGCTACGGCACGCCCGCGCAGCGGGAACGGCTGTTCGCCGACGCACGCGACGGCCACCTGTTCGGCGTCTGGAATACCGAGCCGCATGGTGGCGGCCTCGTCCTGGAGGACGGCGCTGACGGGCTGCGACTGACAGGTGCGAAGACCTTCGCCTCGGGAGCGGGCCACGTCACCCGTGCCCTTGTGACAGGTCGTGGTCCGGGCGGAAGCGGCACAGTGATGCTGGTCGTGCCGCTGACGCCTGGGAGCCGGGCGGACCTGTCCGCGTGGCAGCCCCATGGCATGCGCGCCTCGGCCACCGGCACACTCGACTTCGCCGGCATCACCGTCACGGCGGAGAACATCCTGGGCGACCCGGACGATTACTTCCGCCAGCCGGACTTCTCGGGCGGCGCGTGGCGGTTCGCGGCGGTGCAGCTCGGCGGCATCGAATCCGTATTCGATGCCTGGCGGGGGCATCTCGCCGCGACCGGCCGCGGCGGCGACCCGCACCAACTCGCGCGCCTCGGCGAGGGTGCCATCGCGGTCGAAGGCGCCAGGCTTTGGGTGGAACGCGCTGCGGGAGCGGTATCCGATGGCGTCCTGTCGACGGAGCGCGTCGTTGCCCTCGTCAACTTGGCACGGCTCGCCGTCGAACGGGCTGGGCTCAACGTACTGCAGCTCGCTCAGCGCTCGGTCGGGCTGCAGGGTTTTTTGCACCCGCATCCCCTGGAGCGGCGGTCGCGCGATCTCGCCACCTACCTGCGCCAGCCGGGGCCGGACCGGGCCCTCACCGCGGCCGCCGAGGAGATCCTCAGGGCCGGAGGCATGGCCGGGGACCTGTGGGGGGACGGGGCCATGCCGTGA
- a CDS encoding caspase family protein, which translates to MRKALIIGIDHYDRLKPLKGCVADATAVAGVLETNCDQSVNFTTPRLLTAADRGNPLDRRQLRTEVEAVFAGDPDVALFYFAGHGFVDETGGFLCASDSQDGNDGLPLSEIMTFARQSKAKNRIIILDSCYGGIAGNRAGGGGVAEIAEGMTLLTASTEKEYAYEGGNGAPGVFTNLLVHALDGAAANLVGDVTPGSVYAHIDQSLGPWGGQRPVFKTNVKSFVSLRRAKPPISLTDLKKLATLFPAPGHRIKLDPSFEPERERPDTGVAPDPANTEIFAVLQKYVKVNLVRPVGAPHMWHAAMDSQSCELTVLGEHYRRLVAEKLI; encoded by the coding sequence ATGCGGAAGGCCTTGATCATTGGCATCGACCACTACGACCGCCTCAAGCCGTTGAAGGGCTGCGTCGCCGATGCGACCGCCGTCGCCGGCGTCCTCGAAACCAACTGCGACCAGTCGGTGAACTTCACCACGCCGAGGCTCCTGACGGCGGCGGACAGAGGCAACCCGCTCGACCGTCGGCAATTACGCACGGAGGTCGAGGCCGTCTTCGCGGGCGATCCCGACGTGGCCCTGTTCTACTTCGCGGGCCACGGTTTCGTCGACGAGACTGGCGGCTTCCTCTGCGCCAGCGACAGCCAGGACGGCAACGACGGCCTCCCGCTTAGCGAAATCATGACGTTCGCCAGGCAGTCGAAGGCGAAGAACCGGATCATCATCCTTGATAGCTGTTACGGCGGCATAGCCGGGAACCGGGCGGGCGGCGGCGGCGTCGCCGAGATCGCCGAGGGGATGACCCTCCTGACCGCGTCGACCGAGAAGGAGTACGCGTATGAAGGTGGGAACGGCGCTCCCGGCGTGTTCACCAACCTGCTGGTCCACGCACTCGACGGAGCGGCCGCGAACCTCGTCGGGGACGTAACGCCGGGCAGCGTCTACGCCCACATCGACCAGTCGCTCGGACCGTGGGGCGGGCAGCGACCGGTGTTCAAGACCAACGTGAAGTCGTTCGTGTCGTTGCGAAGGGCCAAGCCTCCCATATCTCTCACCGATCTGAAAAAGCTCGCCACGCTCTTCCCGGCCCCCGGTCACAGGATCAAGCTCGATCCATCGTTCGAGCCGGAACGGGAACGGCCAGACACGGGGGTGGCGCCCGATCCTGCGAACACGGAGATCTTCGCCGTGCTCCAGAAATACGTGAAGGTGAACTTGGTCCGCCCGGTCGGGGCGCCCCACATGTGGCATGCCGCGATGGACAGTCAGAGTTGCGAACTGACCGTGCTCGGCGAGCACTACAGGCGACTGGTAGCCGAGAAGCTGATCTGA
- a CDS encoding E2 domain-associated cysteine-rich protein — protein MQFLRLQERARRLRRWPDRREWAHGGAAVHQRKALEAAAAVSPRLRDRLFHGRVATVRSKGCSSRGSAVRLQVDGRTMARIFVKQRSPATLRQACPCGQDERPLTLRRCRDHAGRLVEIVGAMQDTATAERSFWKSFEGKACCGTMDGCPLGVAKP, from the coding sequence TTGCAGTTCCTGCGCCTGCAGGAACGGGCGCGGCGCCTGCGCCGATGGCCGGACCGTCGCGAATGGGCCCATGGCGGCGCTGCCGTACACCAGCGCAAGGCGCTCGAAGCGGCCGCGGCGGTCTCGCCCCGGCTGCGCGATCGGCTGTTCCACGGACGCGTGGCCACGGTTCGGTCAAAAGGGTGTTCATCTCGGGGGAGCGCGGTTCGGTTGCAGGTCGACGGCCGGACGATGGCGCGCATCTTCGTCAAGCAACGTAGCCCGGCGACGCTTAGGCAAGCCTGCCCGTGCGGGCAGGACGAACGTCCCCTTACGCTCCGGCGATGCCGCGACCACGCCGGTCGCCTAGTCGAGATCGTCGGCGCGATGCAGGACACCGCCACCGCGGAGCGGTCGTTCTGGAAGTCATTCGAAGGCAAGGCTTGTTGCGGGACCATGGACGGGTGCCCGCTTGGCGTCGCCAAGCCTTGA
- a CDS encoding TIR domain-containing protein — protein MLGRFQGERGRKHLVEEMERQRLVTGTPGLAEALVDVGELMPVALGTSIIEQGGTNNDLFFIVVGDFEVVVNDHRVNVRGRGDQVGEMAAVAPSQARAATVTAITEAVVLKVGEAAFSAVADRHPEIWRRMAQELARRLEQRNALIRPANEKPRVFLFSSSEALPVARAIENALMNDPFLTVVWANGVFKVTNYTLETLEEELMQSDFAVAVAHPDDKTEVRDEEWPTPRDNVVFELGFFMGSLGRQRAVLMEPKGAKLKLPSDLAGITTIKYNFRPGADVGAMMGPACNALRDHIMRLGRNV, from the coding sequence ATGCTCGGACGGTTTCAGGGAGAACGGGGCCGGAAGCACCTCGTGGAGGAAATGGAACGACAGAGGCTTGTAACCGGAACGCCCGGCCTCGCCGAGGCGCTGGTTGATGTCGGGGAGCTCATGCCCGTCGCACTCGGGACCTCAATCATCGAACAGGGAGGCACTAACAACGACCTGTTCTTCATCGTGGTCGGGGACTTCGAGGTCGTGGTGAACGACCATCGCGTCAACGTGCGCGGCCGGGGTGACCAAGTCGGTGAAATGGCTGCCGTGGCGCCGTCTCAGGCACGTGCGGCGACCGTCACGGCGATCACTGAAGCCGTCGTCTTAAAGGTCGGTGAGGCGGCATTCTCCGCCGTCGCCGACCGGCACCCCGAGATTTGGCGACGCATGGCGCAGGAATTGGCGCGACGCCTGGAGCAACGGAACGCACTGATCCGACCTGCCAACGAGAAGCCGCGCGTCTTCCTGTTCTCGTCCTCGGAGGCTCTGCCGGTGGCGCGGGCCATCGAGAATGCACTCATGAACGACCCGTTCCTGACGGTCGTCTGGGCGAACGGCGTGTTCAAGGTAACGAACTACACGCTTGAGACGCTCGAAGAAGAGTTGATGCAATCCGATTTTGCGGTGGCAGTCGCCCATCCAGACGACAAGACCGAGGTTCGGGACGAGGAGTGGCCGACACCCCGGGACAACGTCGTTTTTGAGCTGGGCTTCTTCATGGGAAGCCTTGGACGCCAGCGCGCCGTCCTAATGGAGCCGAAAGGAGCGAAGTTGAAGCTCCCGAGCGACTTGGCCGGCATCACGACGATCAAGTACAACTTTAGGCCCGGAGCCGATGTCGGAGCCATGATGGGGCCAGCCTGCAACGCGTTGCGCGACCACATCATGCGCCTCGGGCGCAACGTCTGA